A genomic region of Dactylococcopsis salina PCC 8305 contains the following coding sequences:
- a CDS encoding XRE family transcriptional regulator — protein MARKFSELTQNFSEEQRQRIEEKKAALWEEMSLAEIRQALSLTQSTLAETMDVGQAEISKIENRTDIFISTLRRFINAMGGELEINAVFPDRTIEIQNFSAFNQKPEHPNSFTNQLEEDRYFKKPDHS, from the coding sequence ATGGCACGGAAATTTTCAGAATTAACTCAAAACTTTTCTGAGGAACAACGTCAGCGTATTGAAGAGAAAAAAGCTGCACTTTGGGAAGAGATGTCTCTGGCTGAGATTCGTCAAGCCCTTTCTCTAACCCAGTCCACTTTAGCAGAGACCATGGATGTGGGACAAGCGGAAATCTCTAAAATTGAGAACCGTACAGATATTTTTATTAGTACACTACGGCGATTTATCAATGCAATGGGAGGGGAATTAGAAATTAATGCTGTATTCCCCGATCGAACCATTGAGATTCAAAACTTTTCTGCTTTTAATCAAAAGCCTGAGCATCCTAACTCTTTCACCAATCAGTTAGAAGAAGATCGCTACTTTAAAAAGCCCGATCATAGCTAA
- a CDS encoding type II toxin-antitoxin system RelE/ParE family toxin — protein sequence MWDIEVTDAFEGWWETLTQQEQEDVTAYAELLQEQGANLPYPYSSGVKGSKFSHLRELRVQSGGNPIRVFYAFDPRRVAILLIGGHKTGKEKQFYQAYIRKAETLYEDYLKNLGN from the coding sequence ATGTGGGATATTGAGGTAACTGATGCTTTTGAAGGTTGGTGGGAAACTCTTACTCAGCAGGAACAAGAGGACGTTACTGCCTATGCAGAACTTTTACAAGAACAAGGCGCGAATCTTCCCTATCCCTATTCTTCAGGTGTTAAAGGCTCGAAGTTCTCTCACTTGCGAGAGTTACGGGTTCAATCTGGCGGAAATCCCATCCGCGTGTTTTATGCTTTCGACCCTCGTCGTGTTGCTATCCTTCTAATTGGTGGGCATAAAACAGGTAAGGAAAAGCAGTTTTATCAAGCGTACATTAGAAAAGCAGAGACTCTCTACGAAGACTATCTAAAAAACTTGGGGAATTAA
- a CDS encoding type II toxin-antitoxin system HicB family antitoxin, with amino-acid sequence MKYKGYEAVIEYDEEDRLFFGRVINIEDVIVFDGLSVDELEQSFQQVIDEYLADNQARDKKPNRSFSNQVNG; translated from the coding sequence ATGAAATATAAAGGATATGAAGCTGTCATTGAATATGATGAAGAAGACCGTTTGTTTTTTGGTCGTGTGATTAATATTGAAGATGTTATCGTTTTTGACGGTTTGTCAGTGGATGAGTTAGAACAATCATTTCAGCAAGTGATTGATGAGTATTTAGCCGATAACCAAGCAAGAGATAAAAAGCCGAATCGATCGTTTTCTAATCAAGTTAATGGATGA
- a CDS encoding ABC1 kinase family protein, with amino-acid sequence MVFLTQNTSRQREILEVVFRNGWDYMRRLLTVGKAESPELPTPTVLRNILVDLGPVYVKFGQLLSTRPDIIPPNYIEALTALQANVPPVSWTNIETLLREQLKAPVDQVFSEFNREPVAAGSIAQTHRARLLDGEEVAVKVQRPGIDQIVEQDISLIKSLAELVARTDFGEDYDVVALAEEFTNALRAELDFTQEATYTDQLRRNLQNSNWYDPKQVVIPAINWEVTTPKIMVMEWLEGAPILSAKLPKAEEEKRRQEVTTLLFRVFFKQIYIDGFFHADPHPGNVFYLNNGQLALIDCGMIGRLDPRTQQILTEMLLAIIDIDAQRCSQLTLELSESSSEVNLTNLENDYERMLRKYYNLSISQINFSEVFYEILEVSRNNKVKLPSNMGLYAKSLANLEGVARGFNPDVNLLDEVRPLMTDLFRNQILGSNAIPTLLRTTLDLKSLSLQGPRQMELLLDRVTSETLSWNLNIRELDPLRRSIDDSANRLSFSVIVASLIIGAAIISSNAQTPQLSLISNVLFAAASFIGFWLLLSIWRSGRLK; translated from the coding sequence GTGGTCTTCCTTACCCAAAACACCAGTCGCCAACGAGAAATTTTAGAAGTTGTTTTCCGCAACGGTTGGGACTATATGCGTCGTCTCCTCACGGTGGGGAAAGCCGAGTCGCCAGAACTTCCCACTCCCACTGTCCTCCGTAATATCCTAGTGGATTTAGGACCGGTTTACGTGAAGTTTGGACAACTTCTCAGCACTCGTCCTGATATTATCCCCCCTAATTATATCGAAGCGCTCACGGCTCTCCAAGCAAATGTTCCTCCTGTTTCTTGGACAAACATCGAAACTCTCTTACGGGAACAATTAAAAGCCCCCGTCGATCAGGTGTTCTCGGAATTTAATCGTGAACCGGTCGCCGCGGGCTCGATCGCGCAAACCCATCGTGCTAGGTTATTAGATGGGGAGGAGGTGGCGGTAAAAGTCCAACGTCCTGGCATTGATCAAATTGTCGAACAGGATATTTCTCTGATTAAAAGCCTAGCGGAATTAGTCGCTCGTACTGACTTCGGAGAAGATTACGATGTGGTTGCTTTAGCGGAAGAATTTACCAACGCTCTCCGCGCTGAGTTAGATTTTACCCAAGAAGCAACCTACACCGATCAATTACGTCGTAACCTTCAAAATAGTAATTGGTATGATCCGAAACAAGTGGTCATTCCCGCGATTAATTGGGAAGTAACTACTCCTAAAATCATGGTGATGGAATGGCTAGAAGGCGCTCCCATTTTATCAGCAAAACTCCCCAAAGCTGAAGAAGAAAAACGCCGTCAGGAAGTAACAACGCTTCTTTTTCGCGTCTTTTTTAAGCAAATTTATATTGATGGTTTTTTCCATGCTGATCCTCATCCTGGCAATGTTTTCTATCTCAATAATGGACAATTAGCTTTAATTGATTGTGGCATGATTGGGCGACTTGATCCGCGAACCCAACAAATTTTAACTGAAATGTTACTCGCGATTATTGATATTGATGCTCAACGTTGCAGTCAATTAACGTTAGAATTATCGGAAAGTTCTAGTGAAGTGAATTTAACCAACTTGGAAAATGATTATGAGCGAATGTTGCGGAAATACTATAATCTCAGCATTTCTCAGATCAATTTCAGTGAAGTTTTTTATGAAATTTTAGAGGTTTCCCGTAACAATAAGGTTAAACTTCCTAGTAATATGGGACTCTACGCGAAGAGTTTAGCTAACTTAGAAGGAGTCGCCAGAGGATTTAATCCTGATGTTAATCTTCTTGATGAAGTGCGACCGTTGATGACTGATTTATTCCGTAATCAAATTTTAGGAAGTAATGCGATTCCTACTCTGTTAAGAACAACTTTGGACTTAAAAAGTTTGTCTTTACAAGGTCCGAGACAAATGGAATTATTGCTCGATCGAGTCACGTCGGAAACCCTCAGTTGGAACTTAAATATCCGAGAATTAGACCCTTTGCGAAGAAGTATTGATGATTCTGCTAACCGACTTTCTTTTAGTGTAATTGTCGCTTCTTTAATTATTGGTGCGGCGATTATTTCTTCTAACGCACAAACGCCACAATTATCATTAATTAGTAATGTTTTATTTGCGGCTGCTAGTTTTATCGGTTTCTGGTTATTATTAAGTATCTGGCGATCAGGGCGACTCAAATAA
- the ispF gene encoding 2-C-methyl-D-erythritol 2,4-cyclodiphosphate synthase, which produces MDIRVGNGYDLHQLGENRPLIIGGVNIPHHLGLVGHSDADVLTHGIMDAMLGALSLGDIGHYFPPSDPKWKGADSLELLREVKSLLAGQRWSIGNIDAVVIAEKPKLKPHLKAMRDRLSQVLEIDLDRISIKATTNEKMDAVGQEKAIASYAVVLLFQHD; this is translated from the coding sequence ATGGACATTCGAGTTGGCAACGGTTACGATCTGCATCAGTTAGGAGAAAATCGTCCCCTAATCATCGGCGGGGTTAACATTCCTCATCACTTAGGGTTAGTCGGACACAGTGACGCTGACGTTCTCACTCATGGGATTATGGATGCCATGTTGGGGGCTTTAAGTTTAGGGGATATTGGTCACTATTTCCCCCCGTCTGACCCAAAATGGAAGGGCGCGGATAGTTTAGAATTATTGCGGGAAGTTAAGAGTCTCCTTGCAGGACAACGCTGGTCAATTGGTAACATAGATGCGGTAGTGATCGCAGAGAAGCCAAAGCTAAAGCCTCACCTGAAAGCGATGCGCGATCGACTCTCCCAAGTGTTAGAAATTGATCTCGATCGAATTAGTATCAAAGCCACCACAAACGAGAAAATGGACGCAGTGGGACAAGAAAAAGCGATTGCTAGTTATGCAGTGGTGTTGCTATTTCAGCATGATTAA
- a CDS encoding DUF6930 domain-containing protein: MTTLHSTTIRRLQKLPQSNAVWEGDRRNLSTLNFKGQDEEDDRDCVMWVDGSEGMVRGMEMVSSNVGMEAVVRTLIRSMEMPQGYGKPCRPQRIVVRDREIQFFLRGVLQELGIKIDHVRELPFIDTLFQGLAETNEERPPLLPPSYREPLLKTAQEIWDNPPWDFLDDSEIITIELHHWETEPLYVSVMGMLGAEYGVLLYRSFDSLKTFRSQMFQGETMEELESAFLQQDCWFLNYEIPEDEEAEELSSEAVEPHFGSVNPYEGLRPFFGEDEAAVVYVALKALQQFVQSHQSELETEFDEKLEKSYQISLPKTIKKDATPITVTISTNPELEEELIDLLDNHPEELEDIEEAEFSSPIQEDLVPKDSFLTLGMITWDMIAQIRNNQKQLYQSLGISENGDGIPIVLIQTSRPKAQAMIDQIQEAGGIHGIGFNMGEDPSTDSVYDLGIIQTNDGELHLFGEFDEDDPTHINARQQWEKRCQQTKGYCGLIIARGLKGASSGQPKLQDMMALFEAKALSTEELGLGILQLMEW, from the coding sequence ATGACTACTCTCCATTCAACAACCATTCGCCGTTTACAAAAACTCCCTCAAAGTAATGCTGTTTGGGAGGGAGACCGAAGAAATCTCAGCACGCTCAATTTTAAGGGACAAGATGAAGAAGACGACAGAGATTGTGTGATGTGGGTCGATGGTTCAGAAGGAATGGTGCGAGGAATGGAAATGGTTTCCTCTAACGTCGGGATGGAAGCAGTCGTCCGCACCTTGATTCGATCGATGGAAATGCCACAAGGATATGGGAAACCCTGTCGTCCCCAAAGAATCGTCGTGCGCGATCGAGAGATACAATTCTTTTTAAGAGGAGTCCTACAAGAATTAGGCATCAAAATCGATCATGTGCGAGAACTTCCCTTCATAGACACCCTATTTCAAGGACTAGCAGAAACCAACGAAGAACGACCGCCACTGTTACCCCCTTCTTATCGAGAACCATTGCTGAAAACCGCTCAAGAAATCTGGGATAATCCGCCTTGGGACTTTTTAGACGATAGCGAAATCATCACCATTGAACTTCATCATTGGGAAACTGAACCGCTTTATGTTTCCGTGATGGGGATGTTAGGCGCAGAATATGGGGTTTTATTGTATCGTTCCTTTGACTCCCTCAAAACATTTCGCTCACAAATGTTTCAAGGAGAGACAATGGAAGAGTTAGAAAGTGCCTTTTTGCAACAAGATTGTTGGTTTCTCAACTATGAAATCCCAGAAGACGAAGAAGCAGAGGAACTCAGTTCTGAAGCCGTAGAACCGCATTTTGGCAGCGTCAACCCTTATGAAGGATTACGTCCTTTCTTCGGTGAAGATGAAGCCGCAGTGGTTTATGTGGCGCTGAAAGCCTTACAACAGTTTGTTCAAAGTCATCAATCTGAACTAGAAACAGAATTTGATGAAAAACTAGAAAAGTCCTATCAAATCTCACTCCCTAAAACCATCAAAAAAGACGCAACACCAATTACAGTCACCATTTCCACTAACCCAGAACTGGAAGAAGAATTAATTGATTTACTGGATAACCACCCAGAGGAATTAGAAGATATAGAAGAAGCGGAGTTTTCCTCTCCCATTCAAGAAGATTTAGTTCCGAAAGATTCCTTTCTCACCCTTGGTATGATTACTTGGGATATGATCGCACAAATCCGAAATAATCAAAAACAGCTTTATCAGTCTTTAGGTATCTCAGAAAATGGGGACGGAATACCAATTGTTTTAATTCAAACCTCTCGTCCGAAAGCACAAGCAATGATTGATCAAATTCAGGAAGCAGGGGGAATACACGGCATCGGCTTTAATATGGGAGAAGACCCCAGTACCGATAGTGTCTATGATTTAGGGATTATTCAAACCAATGACGGTGAATTACACTTATTTGGCGAGTTTGATGAAGATGATCCCACTCATATCAATGCGCGACAGCAATGGGAAAAACGTTGTCAACAAACAAAAGGATATTGCGGTTTAATTATTGCTAGAGGTTTAAAGGGTGCTTCTAGTGGACAGCCGAAACTACAAGATATGATGGCTTTATTTGAAGCAAAAGCACTCTCTACAGAAGAATTAGGCTTAGGGATTTTGCAATTAATGGAATGGTAA
- the iscB gene encoding RNA-guided endonuclease IscB, whose translation MYVFVLDKNSQPLDPTHPAKARKLLKAGRAKVFRRYPFTIIMQDLEVRNVLTFAPAPHCPRLNPIQAGSGVQNCVTHKHQLKIDPGSKTTGLAILKNNQVLWGAELTHRGSQIRDALTSRRAIRRSRRNRKTRYRKPRFLNRKRPEGWLPPSLQSRVDNTMTWVNRLTKICPITGLSQELVRFDLQKLENPEISCIQYQQGELQGYEVREYLLEKWGRQCVYCSVKDVPLEIEHIKPKSKGGSNRISNLTLACNECNQDKGNQEIEDFLSGKPNLLKRIQSKTKKPLADATAVNTTRWKLYESLQQTGLPVETGSGGLTKFNRIQRGVSKTHWLDAACVGKSTPNPLYVKTQSILSIQANGHGCRQMIQMNKYGFPRKGYKPKNPPRDWRTGDIVHVREGKNKGIRSARIKTVRAKGSFDLRVNGKVVSVSRKHIQSVFKRDGYDYKVNKSQFLSSK comes from the coding sequence ATGTATGTTTTCGTATTAGATAAAAACAGTCAGCCATTAGACCCCACTCATCCTGCTAAAGCCAGAAAATTGCTTAAAGCAGGACGGGCGAAGGTCTTTCGTCGTTACCCTTTTACCATTATCATGCAAGATTTGGAGGTGCGGAATGTCCTCACCTTCGCTCCGGCCCCGCACTGTCCACGCCTGAATCCAATTCAGGCTGGGTCGGGGGTACAAAATTGTGTGACTCATAAACATCAGCTAAAAATTGACCCTGGTTCTAAAACAACAGGGTTAGCTATTCTCAAAAATAATCAAGTTTTATGGGGTGCAGAATTAACCCATCGAGGAAGTCAAATTCGAGATGCTCTTACTTCCCGTAGAGCGATCAGACGTTCTCGTAGAAATCGCAAAACTCGTTATCGAAAACCTCGTTTTCTAAATCGCAAACGTCCAGAAGGATGGTTGCCTCCTAGCCTTCAATCTCGTGTTGATAATACTATGACGTGGGTTAATCGCTTAACTAAAATTTGCCCAATAACAGGACTTTCTCAAGAATTAGTAAGATTTGATTTACAAAAACTAGAGAATCCTGAAATTAGTTGCATCCAGTATCAACAGGGGGAGTTACAAGGCTATGAAGTTCGAGAGTATTTGTTAGAAAAGTGGGGAAGACAGTGTGTTTATTGTTCTGTCAAAGATGTTCCTTTAGAAATTGAACATATTAAACCAAAAAGTAAAGGAGGCAGTAATAGAATCAGCAACTTAACTTTGGCTTGTAATGAATGTAATCAAGATAAAGGCAATCAAGAAATTGAAGATTTCCTTTCTGGAAAACCAAACTTGTTAAAAAGGATTCAATCTAAAACTAAAAAGCCCTTAGCGGATGCAACTGCTGTAAACACCACAAGATGGAAATTATATGAAAGTCTCCAACAGACAGGATTGCCTGTAGAAACTGGTTCAGGAGGATTAACTAAGTTTAATCGCATTCAGAGAGGTGTTTCTAAGACACATTGGTTAGATGCCGCGTGTGTGGGAAAATCAACTCCTAATCCTCTGTATGTTAAGACTCAATCAATCTTATCAATTCAAGCTAATGGTCATGGTTGTCGTCAAATGATCCAAATGAATAAGTATGGATTTCCTCGAAAAGGATATAAACCCAAGAATCCTCCGCGAGATTGGAGGACAGGAGATATCGTTCATGTCAGAGAAGGGAAGAACAAAGGAATCCGTTCCGCAAGGATTAAGACGGTAAGGGCAAAGGGGAGTTTCGATTTAAGAGTTAACGGAAAGGTGGTTAGTGTCTCCCGTAAGCATATTCAATCAGTCTTTAAGAGAGATGGCTATGATTATAAAGTCAATAAAAGTCAATTCTTGTCCAGTAAATAG
- the carA gene encoding glutamine-hydrolyzing carbamoyl-phosphate synthase small subunit produces MITNQTEPALLVLEDGTVFRGKSFGAKGTTIGEVVFNTGMTGYQEVLTDPSYRGQMVTFTYPELGNTGVNPDDEESDQPQVSGVIARNLCYSPSNYRSRSSLPDYLNHHNVIGIYGIDTRALTRILRSSGAMNGAISTEILGEKELLEKVQTAPKMLGLNLVNEVTTKEVYEWSDSTAETWEFRPVLAQNDPKPLTVVAIDFGIKRNILRRLASYSCRVIVVPANTTPETIYQYNPDGIFLSNGPGDPAVVKEGIATTKALLETGTPMFGICMGHQILGLSLGAETFKLKFGHRGLNQPAGLAQTVEITSQNHGFAVTETSLNPQVEITHLNLNDRTVAGLRHKTLPVFSVQYHPEASPGPHDADYLFAQFVASMEEHKQKKTTA; encoded by the coding sequence ATGATAACGAATCAAACTGAACCAGCATTATTAGTATTAGAAGACGGAACTGTTTTTCGAGGAAAATCTTTCGGCGCGAAAGGAACAACGATCGGGGAAGTGGTGTTTAATACAGGAATGACAGGCTATCAAGAAGTTTTAACCGATCCCAGTTACCGAGGACAAATGGTAACGTTCACTTACCCAGAATTAGGAAACACGGGCGTTAACCCAGATGACGAAGAGTCAGATCAGCCTCAAGTGTCTGGTGTCATTGCTCGTAATCTGTGTTATTCTCCCAGTAATTATCGATCGCGCTCTTCTCTCCCTGACTATCTCAATCACCATAATGTCATCGGGATTTATGGCATCGACACCCGCGCTCTCACTCGAATTTTACGCTCTTCTGGAGCAATGAATGGCGCTATCTCTACAGAAATTTTAGGGGAGAAAGAACTGTTAGAAAAAGTCCAAACCGCTCCCAAAATGCTAGGCTTGAATCTCGTTAACGAAGTCACCACGAAAGAGGTTTACGAATGGAGCGATTCCACCGCAGAAACTTGGGAATTTCGCCCCGTTTTAGCACAAAATGACCCGAAACCCTTAACCGTTGTTGCCATTGATTTTGGCATTAAACGCAACATTCTCCGTCGTCTCGCTAGTTATAGCTGTCGCGTTATAGTTGTTCCCGCGAATACCACTCCCGAAACCATCTATCAATACAATCCTGATGGGATTTTTCTGTCTAATGGTCCCGGCGATCCCGCAGTGGTGAAAGAAGGTATCGCAACCACAAAAGCCCTACTAGAAACAGGAACACCGATGTTTGGGATTTGTATGGGACATCAAATTCTCGGATTGTCTTTAGGAGCAGAAACATTTAAACTCAAATTCGGACATCGAGGTTTAAATCAACCTGCTGGTTTAGCGCAAACAGTGGAAATTACAAGTCAAAATCACGGTTTTGCTGTTACAGAAACTTCATTAAATCCCCAAGTTGAAATCACTCATCTTAACCTAAACGATCGCACCGTTGCTGGTTTGCGCCATAAAACCTTACCCGTGTTTTCCGTTCAATATCATCCTGAAGCCAGCCCTGGTCCCCATGACGCGGACTATTTATTTGCTCAATTTGTTGCTTCGATGGAGGAACATAAACAGAAAAAAACAACTGCTTAG
- a CDS encoding STAS domain-containing protein, translating into MRGTREIKENCQIFRLTGLLDAFSEPTFAKVIAKCIEEGPKNIILVLSQIDFVDSSGLGALVQLVKKAQNEGGTLQIVTNARVTQTVKLVRLEKFLSLQNTLEDALKSLN; encoded by the coding sequence TTGCGCGGAACACGGGAAATAAAAGAGAATTGCCAGATTTTTCGTTTAACTGGTTTACTCGATGCGTTTTCCGAACCCACATTTGCGAAAGTGATTGCGAAGTGTATTGAAGAAGGACCGAAAAATATTATTTTGGTTCTCTCACAGATTGACTTTGTGGACAGTTCCGGCTTGGGAGCTTTAGTTCAACTCGTGAAAAAAGCTCAAAATGAAGGAGGGACTTTACAAATTGTTACTAATGCGAGGGTGACACAAACTGTAAAATTAGTACGTTTGGAGAAGTTTCTCTCTTTACAAAATACTTTAGAAGATGCTTTGAAATCTTTAAATTAG
- a CDS encoding Mini-ribonuclease 3, whose amino-acid sequence MTLKTHQTDHLNSEGDFFLGGLENLPPLEQLSPAALAYIGDAVYELYLRLYYLLPPKKIGEYHQLVVSEVRAENQARQLQILMPFLTESEQAIVKRGRNAAKKHPRRLSPKVYQQATSLETLVGYLFLSDRDRLKSLLLSLKEKETTDNS is encoded by the coding sequence TTGACCTTAAAAACCCATCAAACCGATCATTTAAATTCAGAAGGGGATTTTTTTTTAGGGGGTCTTGAAAATTTACCCCCTTTAGAACAACTTTCGCCAGCTGCTTTGGCTTATATTGGAGATGCGGTTTATGAGCTTTATTTACGTTTATATTATTTGCTTCCCCCGAAAAAAATTGGTGAATATCATCAATTAGTGGTGTCGGAAGTACGAGCAGAAAATCAAGCTCGACAGTTACAGATTTTAATGCCATTTTTAACTGAATCAGAACAAGCAATTGTCAAGCGAGGACGCAATGCGGCAAAAAAGCATCCCCGTCGTTTATCTCCGAAAGTTTATCAACAAGCAACCAGTTTAGAAACGTTGGTGGGATATCTATTTTTGAGCGATCGAGATCGTTTAAAATCACTACTGTTATCTTTAAAAGAAAAGGAAACTACTGATAACAGTTAA
- the rlmB gene encoding 23S rRNA (guanosine(2251)-2'-O)-methyltransferase RlmB: MSEKPRPGKPKPKRGKPFPSSRRPKIQQPNRPRKEAENPENDEEENNDLIYGRHTVLAALEGQRQLNRIWITPKLRYSASFNSLLQTAKKQGSIIDEVEMDRLNQITEGANHQGIAAQVAPYPYLDLTELMEKARSSSEKPIIIAAEGITDPQNLGAIIRTAEALGAQGLVIPQRRAVGITSTVMKVAAGGLEYLPVARVVNFSRALEELKKAGFWIYGTVAGEGTLLPQVNFDQSVVLVIGGEAKGLNLLTQRHCDQLVSIPLVGKTESLNAHVACAIALYEVSCRRHKKFLNFSPEKEST, translated from the coding sequence ATGAGTGAAAAACCCCGTCCAGGCAAACCCAAACCAAAAAGAGGAAAGCCGTTTCCGTCTTCTCGTCGCCCCAAAATTCAACAACCGAATCGCCCCCGAAAAGAAGCGGAAAATCCCGAAAATGATGAGGAAGAAAATAATGATTTAATTTATGGTCGTCATACGGTTTTAGCGGCGTTAGAAGGTCAGCGACAACTGAATCGGATTTGGATTACACCGAAACTTCGTTATAGTGCTTCGTTTAATTCCTTGTTACAAACGGCGAAAAAGCAGGGAAGTATTATTGATGAAGTGGAAATGGATCGGTTAAATCAAATTACCGAAGGCGCAAATCATCAAGGAATCGCGGCACAAGTTGCTCCCTATCCCTATTTGGATTTAACAGAATTGATGGAAAAAGCGCGATCGAGCAGTGAAAAGCCAATCATCATCGCCGCCGAAGGAATTACCGATCCCCAAAACTTAGGGGCGATTATCCGCACCGCAGAAGCATTAGGGGCGCAAGGGTTAGTCATTCCCCAACGGAGGGCTGTCGGAATCACTTCTACTGTGATGAAAGTGGCAGCAGGGGGCTTAGAATACCTTCCTGTGGCACGGGTGGTTAACTTTTCTCGTGCTTTGGAAGAGTTAAAAAAAGCTGGATTTTGGATTTATGGCACAGTCGCAGGGGAGGGAACACTGTTACCGCAAGTGAACTTTGATCAGTCAGTGGTTTTAGTGATCGGAGGCGAAGCGAAAGGGTTGAATTTATTGACGCAACGCCATTGTGATCAGTTGGTGTCTATTCCTTTAGTGGGAAAAACGGAAAGTTTAAATGCTCATGTTGCTTGCGCGATCGCCCTGTATGAGGTTTCCTGTCGTCGCCACAAGAAATTTCTGAATTTTTCACCAGAAAAAGAATCAACATAG
- a CDS encoding DUF1816 domain-containing protein: protein MEDFILSILEFFGKAWWVEIKTESPRCTYYFGPFVRKQEAKQHQSGYVEDLEGEGAVISSLEIKRCKPVILTDYDENETEGEEKFPSLSHYKSKSFHE from the coding sequence ATGGAAGACTTCATCCTATCAATCCTAGAATTTTTCGGAAAAGCCTGGTGGGTGGAAATCAAAACCGAATCCCCCCGATGCACTTATTATTTTGGTCCCTTCGTGAGAAAACAGGAGGCAAAGCAACATCAATCAGGCTATGTAGAGGATTTAGAGGGAGAAGGAGCAGTTATTTCTTCTCTAGAAATCAAACGTTGTAAACCCGTTATCCTCACCGATTATGATGAAAATGAAACGGAAGGGGAAGAGAAATTTCCCAGTTTAAGTCATTACAAGTCTAAGTCTTTTCACGAGTAA
- the folB gene encoding dihydroneopterin aldolase, producing the protein MDTIELNEIRCYGYTGFLPEEQVLGQWFEVNLILSLDLAPAGVSDRIEDTLDYRSAIARVKQIIETEKFALIEKLAHRIAQAILELDLVQEVCVELSKPAPPIPNFDGEITVTITREKT; encoded by the coding sequence ATGGACACGATCGAGCTTAATGAAATTCGTTGTTATGGCTACACTGGCTTTTTACCAGAAGAACAAGTGTTGGGACAATGGTTTGAGGTGAATCTGATTTTAAGCCTAGATTTAGCCCCAGCAGGAGTCAGCGATCGCATTGAAGATACGTTAGATTATAGAAGCGCGATCGCGCGGGTAAAACAAATTATTGAGACGGAAAAATTTGCCTTAATTGAAAAACTCGCCCATCGGATCGCGCAAGCAATTTTAGAACTTGACTTAGTGCAAGAAGTATGTGTTGAACTCTCGAAACCAGCGCCACCGATTCCTAACTTCGATGGGGAAATCACTGTCACAATTACTCGTGAAAAGACTTAG